The Microbacterium sp. LWO12-1.2 genome includes a window with the following:
- the secD gene encoding protein translocase subunit SecD: protein MASSSPVRHAWRVLLGLLLVTGVLFGINSLGVYVFTDSNGDPASSWAPELALDLQGGTQIVLSAETEDGADPSAEQLDQAAAIIRQRVDASGVAEADITTEGGRNIVVQIPGPADEQTRERIQSSAQLEFRAVLATTGAATEFTGEDGNATPYPSPDPTLESTPSPEPTDGSDLAWATPKLQAEFLAYDCSDPANDASNAPQDQPLIACDPSGQTKFLLGPTELTGTAIEDATSGRDPKSGAWIVQLTMNGDGADAFGKVSTRLNQNRIDGLAPRDQFAFVLDGSVISAPRMNGVILDGRPSISGSFTQESATTLADQLKFGALPLSFTVQSSDTISATLGTQQLQIGLIAGLIGLALVAIYSLIVYRALGSVIIASIAVMAVLTYIIICILAWRIGFRLSLAGVAGLIVSIGFTADSFIVYFERIRDELRDGKSITAAVEDGWGRAKRTIYISKSINILAALVLYILADATVKGFAFTLGLTTLIDVFIFVIFTHPVMQLLARTRFFGGGHKLSGLDPEALGAVYRSRSAYREVATSSVGRGAKTARSRGEAERRQTIAERKRAEALSSKDRSTTAGSEGDV from the coding sequence GTGGCTTCATCCTCTCCGGTCCGTCACGCCTGGCGGGTCCTCCTCGGCCTGCTCCTCGTGACGGGCGTGCTGTTCGGCATCAACTCACTCGGCGTCTACGTCTTCACGGACAGCAACGGCGATCCTGCGAGCTCCTGGGCGCCTGAACTCGCACTCGACCTCCAGGGCGGCACGCAGATCGTGCTGAGCGCCGAGACAGAAGACGGCGCCGACCCCTCGGCCGAGCAGCTCGACCAGGCCGCGGCGATCATCCGTCAGCGCGTCGATGCCTCAGGCGTCGCGGAGGCCGACATCACCACCGAGGGTGGACGCAACATCGTCGTCCAGATCCCGGGGCCGGCCGATGAGCAGACCCGTGAGCGGATCCAGTCGAGCGCTCAGCTCGAGTTCCGCGCGGTGCTGGCCACGACGGGCGCAGCCACCGAGTTCACGGGCGAGGACGGCAACGCGACGCCGTACCCGAGCCCGGATCCCACGCTCGAGTCGACCCCGTCCCCCGAGCCGACGGACGGCAGCGACCTGGCGTGGGCCACGCCGAAGTTGCAGGCGGAGTTCCTCGCCTATGACTGCAGCGACCCGGCGAACGACGCGTCGAACGCACCGCAGGATCAGCCGCTGATCGCGTGCGACCCCAGCGGTCAGACCAAGTTCCTGCTCGGACCGACCGAGCTCACCGGAACGGCGATCGAAGACGCGACCAGCGGTCGCGACCCGAAGTCGGGCGCGTGGATCGTGCAGCTGACGATGAACGGAGACGGTGCCGACGCCTTCGGCAAGGTCAGCACGCGTCTGAACCAGAACCGCATCGACGGCCTGGCGCCGCGCGACCAGTTCGCGTTCGTGCTCGACGGCAGCGTGATCTCGGCGCCGCGGATGAACGGCGTGATCCTCGATGGTCGCCCCAGCATCTCCGGCTCGTTCACGCAGGAGTCCGCGACGACCCTGGCCGACCAGCTGAAGTTCGGTGCGCTGCCCCTGAGCTTCACGGTGCAGAGCTCCGACACGATCTCGGCGACACTGGGTACCCAGCAGCTGCAGATCGGACTGATCGCGGGTCTGATCGGCCTTGCGCTGGTCGCCATCTACTCGCTGATCGTCTATCGAGCACTCGGGTCGGTGATCATCGCGTCCATCGCGGTGATGGCGGTCCTGACCTACATCATCATCTGCATCCTCGCGTGGCGCATCGGCTTCCGCCTCTCGCTCGCGGGTGTCGCAGGTCTCATCGTCTCGATCGGATTCACGGCTGATTCGTTCATCGTGTACTTCGAGAGAATCCGAGACGAGCTGCGCGATGGCAAGTCGATCACGGCGGCGGTCGAAGACGGCTGGGGCCGTGCGAAGCGCACCATCTACATCTCGAAGTCGATCAACATCCTCGCCGCGCTCGTGCTGTACATCCTGGCCGACGCCACGGTGAAGGGCTTCGCGTTCACTCTGGGTCTCACGACGCTGATCGACGTGTTCATCTTCGTGATCTTCACGCACCCGGTCATGCAGCTGCTCGCCCGCACGCGCTTCTTCGGGGGCGGACACAAGCTCTCCGGACTCGACCCCGAGGCGCTGGGTGCGGTCTACCGCAGCCGATCCGCGTACCGCGAGGTCGCGACCAGCTCGGTGGGCCGCGGTGCGAAGACCGCCCGTTCACGGGGTGAGGCGGAGCGTCGACAGACCATCGCCGAGCGCAAACGCGCGGAAGCACTCTCCTCGAAAGACAGATCGACCACAGCCGGAAGTGAGGGAGACGTCTGA
- a CDS encoding preprotein translocase subunit YajC, producing MPMEFLLFGLLAVLLVFMIFNTRKRTKAMKAEQEEKATKTVPGVKVLLQGGIYGTIVAYDPEDLDSPALVEIAPGTIIEVHSQAILRIVEPKDVVVDEVVADDAAATAAPAVDVETPEETRARLERDADDK from the coding sequence ATGCCCATGGAATTCCTCCTCTTCGGTCTTCTCGCCGTCCTCCTCGTCTTCATGATCTTCAACACGCGTAAGCGTACGAAGGCGATGAAGGCGGAGCAGGAGGAGAAGGCGACCAAGACCGTCCCCGGTGTGAAGGTGCTCCTCCAGGGCGGCATCTACGGCACGATCGTGGCGTACGACCCCGAGGACCTCGACTCGCCCGCGCTCGTCGAGATCGCTCCCGGAACGATCATCGAGGTGCACAGCCAGGCGATCCTGCGCATCGTGGAGCCCAAGGATGTCGTCGTCGACGAGGTCGTGGCCGATGACGCCGCTGCCACGGCCGCTCCGGCCGTCGACGTCGAGACGCCGGAAGAGACGCGTGCGCGTCTCGAGCGCGACGCAGACGACAAGTAA
- the ruvB gene encoding Holliday junction branch migration DNA helicase RuvB, translating into MPDALDATEPVDETELAIEGALRPSSLGEFVGQQKVRGQLQLLLEAARIQSRPADHILLAGPPGLGKTTLAMIVAHESDRPLRMSSGPAIQHAGDLAALLSSLVPGEVLFIDEIHRMARSAEEMLYLAMEDYRIDIMVGKGAGATSIPLELAPFTLVGATTRSGLLPNPLRDRFGFTGHLEFYEEFELEEVIARSATVLGVDVPTDALSEIARRSRGTPRIANRLLRRVRDYALVHNGGDATIADVRAALELYDVDSIGLDRLDRAVLEALVRRFRGGPVGLSTLAVAVGEEGETVESVVEPYLVRIGFLGRTPRGRVAMPEAYAHLGVPHPDGTLRLDDL; encoded by the coding sequence GTGCCTGACGCTCTGGACGCCACCGAGCCGGTCGATGAGACCGAGCTCGCGATCGAGGGCGCTCTGCGGCCGTCGAGTCTCGGCGAGTTCGTCGGTCAGCAGAAGGTGCGCGGACAGCTGCAGCTCCTGCTCGAGGCGGCGCGCATCCAGAGTCGCCCCGCGGATCACATCCTGCTCGCCGGCCCTCCTGGGCTCGGCAAGACCACGCTCGCGATGATCGTCGCGCACGAGAGCGACCGGCCGCTGCGCATGTCGAGCGGTCCGGCGATCCAGCACGCCGGAGACCTCGCGGCCCTGCTGTCCAGCCTGGTTCCCGGTGAGGTGCTCTTCATCGACGAGATCCACCGGATGGCGCGCTCGGCCGAGGAGATGCTGTACCTCGCGATGGAGGACTACCGCATCGACATCATGGTGGGCAAGGGCGCGGGCGCCACGAGCATCCCGCTCGAGCTGGCACCGTTCACGCTCGTCGGAGCGACCACCCGCTCCGGCCTCCTGCCGAACCCGCTGCGCGACCGCTTCGGCTTCACCGGGCATCTCGAGTTCTACGAGGAGTTCGAGCTCGAAGAGGTCATCGCCCGTTCCGCGACCGTCCTCGGCGTGGACGTCCCGACGGATGCGCTGTCGGAGATCGCGCGTCGATCTCGGGGAACTCCGCGAATCGCGAACAGACTGCTGCGCCGTGTGCGCGACTACGCGTTGGTGCACAACGGGGGAGACGCCACGATCGCCGATGTGCGCGCGGCTCTCGAGCTGTACGACGTCGACTCGATCGGTCTCGACAGGCTCGACCGTGCCGTGCTGGAAGCACTCGTGCGGCGGTTCCGCGGCGGTCCGGTCGGACTCAGCACGCTCGCCGTCGCGGTCGGCGAAGAGGGCGAGACGGTCGAGAGCGTCGTGGAACCGTACCTCGTGCGGATCGGTTTCCTCGGGCGTACGCCGCGCGGTCGTGTGGCGATGCCGGAGGCGTATGCGCACCTCGGGGTACCCCATCCCGACGGGACGCTTCGCCTTGATGACCTATAA
- the ruvA gene encoding Holliday junction branch migration protein RuvA produces the protein MISSLHGVVLHTTADQVVIEVGGVGFSVAVPADIPHTATVGERLLLHTSLIVREDALSLYGFADRSELEIFGLLISVTGVGPKSALGVLSHMTVDQIAEAVTAEDDAPFRRVSGIGPKTAKLIVLQLAGKVQPVAPSSKPSRAGSTDVVSQVAAALVGLGWSDRVATEAAAQTAAEATDAERGSVAALLRRTLALLGPAQGGQTRA, from the coding sequence ATGATCTCCTCCCTGCACGGCGTCGTCCTGCACACGACGGCCGACCAGGTCGTCATCGAAGTGGGCGGCGTCGGGTTCTCGGTCGCCGTGCCCGCCGACATCCCGCACACCGCGACCGTCGGAGAGCGCCTGCTCCTGCACACCAGCCTGATCGTCCGCGAAGATGCGCTCTCGCTCTACGGGTTCGCGGATCGGAGCGAGCTGGAGATCTTCGGCCTGCTGATCAGCGTCACCGGAGTCGGGCCCAAGTCCGCGCTCGGTGTGCTCTCGCACATGACGGTGGACCAGATCGCCGAGGCGGTCACCGCGGAGGACGATGCCCCGTTCCGACGTGTCTCTGGCATCGGCCCGAAAACGGCGAAGCTCATCGTGCTGCAGCTGGCGGGCAAGGTGCAGCCGGTCGCGCCGAGCTCGAAGCCGTCACGTGCCGGTTCGACCGACGTGGTGTCTCAGGTCGCCGCCGCTCTGGTCGGACTCGGCTGGTCCGACAGGGTCGCGACGGAAGCGGCCGCGCAGACCGCTGCAGAGGCGACGGATGCCGAGCGCGGTTCGGTCGCGGCACTGCTGCGCCGTACGCTCGCGCTTCTCGGCCCCGCGCAGGGCGGCCAGACGCGTGCCTGA
- the ruvC gene encoding crossover junction endodeoxyribonuclease RuvC: MTSSLRVLGIDPGLTRCGVGIVDVDRTRRGTLVHVGVIRSSPDADIGDRLAIVAAGIREAIAEHRPDAVAVERVFAQQNTHTVMGTAQASGVALLIAAEAGLPAATHTPSEVKAAVTGYGAADKRQVQAMIARILRLDAPPQPADAADALAIALCHAWRRGSAGVPGQSALTPAQRAWADAERVARTYLRSGS, encoded by the coding sequence GTGACCTCTTCTCTGCGCGTCCTCGGGATCGACCCCGGCCTCACCCGCTGCGGTGTCGGCATCGTCGACGTCGACCGCACCCGTCGCGGGACCCTGGTGCACGTGGGAGTCATCCGCTCGTCGCCGGATGCCGACATCGGCGACCGTCTCGCGATCGTCGCTGCGGGCATCCGCGAGGCGATCGCCGAGCATCGCCCGGACGCCGTCGCGGTGGAGCGGGTGTTCGCGCAGCAGAACACGCACACGGTGATGGGCACGGCGCAGGCGAGTGGTGTCGCCCTGCTGATCGCCGCGGAGGCGGGCCTTCCCGCCGCGACCCACACACCGAGCGAGGTCAAGGCCGCCGTCACCGGCTACGGCGCCGCGGACAAGCGCCAGGTGCAGGCGATGATCGCCCGCATCCTGCGACTGGACGCCCCGCCACAACCCGCGGACGCGGCCGACGCCCTCGCGATCGCGCTGTGCCATGCCTGGCGGCGGGGGAGCGCCGGTGTCCCCGGTCAGTCGGCGCTGACGCCGGCCCAGCGCGCGTGGGCCGACGCGGAGCGTGTCGCTCGAACATACCTACGATCAGGGTCGTAG
- a CDS encoding YebC/PmpR family DNA-binding transcriptional regulator gives MSGHSKWATTKHKKAIIDSRRAKSWAKLIKNIEVAAKLGGPDLQGNPTLFDAVQKAKKTSVPKDNIDRAVKRGAGIGGEAVEYLSIMYEGYGPNGVALMIECLTDNKNRAAAEVRTALSRNGGTLADPGSVAYNFSRKGVIVVGSEGTTEDDVMMAALEAGAEEIEPHAEGFEIVTEASDLVTVRSALQDAGIDYESADVEFVPNLKVEIDADTARKIFRLIDALEDSEDVQNVFTNFDLTPEVQAELENDEG, from the coding sequence ATGTCCGGGCATTCCAAGTGGGCGACCACGAAGCACAAGAAGGCCATCATCGACTCCAGGCGCGCCAAGTCCTGGGCCAAGCTCATCAAGAACATCGAGGTCGCGGCGAAGCTCGGCGGACCTGATCTGCAGGGCAACCCGACGCTGTTCGACGCGGTGCAGAAGGCGAAGAAGACCTCTGTCCCCAAGGACAACATCGACCGCGCGGTGAAGCGTGGTGCGGGTATCGGCGGCGAGGCCGTCGAGTACCTCTCGATCATGTACGAGGGCTACGGACCCAACGGCGTCGCTCTCATGATCGAGTGTCTGACCGACAACAAGAACCGCGCTGCCGCCGAGGTGCGCACGGCTCTCAGCCGCAACGGCGGCACTCTCGCCGACCCGGGCAGCGTCGCATACAACTTCAGCCGCAAGGGCGTCATCGTCGTCGGCTCCGAGGGCACGACCGAGGATGATGTCATGATGGCGGCGCTCGAGGCCGGCGCCGAGGAGATCGAGCCGCACGCCGAGGGCTTCGAGATCGTCACAGAGGCGAGCGACCTGGTCACGGTGCGCAGCGCGCTGCAGGACGCCGGCATCGACTACGAATCGGCCGACGTCGAGTTCGTTCCGAACCTCAAGGTCGAGATCGACGCCGACACGGCGCGCAAGATCTTCCGCCTGATCGACGCACTCGAAGACAGCGAAGACGTGCAGAACGTGTTCACCAACTTCGACCTCACGCCCGAGGTGCAGGCCGAGCTGGAGAACGACGAGGGCTAG
- a CDS encoding pyridoxal phosphate-dependent decarboxylase family protein produces MKEHASDARARALDSAHRAALGFLESVSERPVWPRASLDQMLEAFGGPLPEAGVDPVKVIDEIAERAEPGLVAIPGGRFFGFVIGGTLPAALAADWLVSAWDQNSGSSTLTPATVAMERVAGQWMLDLFGLPSTASVGFVTGGQLANFTCLAAARHAVLSRVGWDLAERGFGAAPAIRFVVGADRHGSIDRAARFLGIGRAELIVVDSDDQGRMRPDALEHVLAGGTGPLIVCLQAGEVHTGAFDDFSTLIPIARRQGAWVHVDGAFGLWAAASPALRHLTAGVEDADSWATDAHKTLNVPYDCGMSIVRDPADSISAFRTGGDYLIYSGLDPWDLTPELSRRARGVPAWAALRSLGRSGVAALIDRLHTNAVTMSTGLAAIEGVEVVNDVDYTQVMFRADSDDATRALGAAILDEGTAAVTGAEWRGRAALRCSMSSWATTADDIDLTVQAIRALMKN; encoded by the coding sequence ATGAAAGAGCACGCCTCAGACGCCCGGGCGCGCGCACTGGACAGCGCGCATCGGGCCGCCCTCGGCTTCCTGGAATCGGTGTCCGAGCGTCCGGTGTGGCCGCGGGCATCCCTCGATCAGATGCTCGAGGCTTTCGGCGGCCCCCTCCCGGAGGCCGGGGTCGACCCCGTGAAGGTGATCGACGAGATCGCTGAGCGCGCCGAGCCCGGTCTCGTCGCCATCCCCGGCGGCCGCTTCTTCGGTTTCGTGATCGGAGGGACACTGCCCGCCGCGCTCGCCGCGGACTGGCTCGTCTCGGCGTGGGACCAGAACTCCGGCTCGTCGACGCTGACCCCTGCCACAGTCGCGATGGAACGGGTGGCCGGGCAGTGGATGCTCGACCTCTTCGGTCTTCCCTCGACGGCCAGCGTCGGATTCGTCACCGGAGGGCAGCTCGCGAACTTCACCTGCCTCGCCGCAGCGCGTCATGCCGTGCTGTCCCGCGTCGGCTGGGACCTGGCGGAACGCGGATTCGGCGCGGCGCCGGCGATCCGCTTCGTCGTGGGCGCCGACCGTCACGGGTCGATCGATCGCGCTGCCCGGTTTCTCGGGATAGGCCGGGCCGAGCTGATCGTCGTCGACTCCGACGATCAGGGCCGGATGCGCCCTGATGCCTTGGAGCACGTGCTCGCGGGCGGCACAGGACCACTCATCGTGTGTCTTCAGGCAGGTGAGGTGCACACCGGCGCATTCGACGACTTCTCCACCTTGATCCCGATCGCGCGGCGTCAGGGCGCATGGGTGCATGTCGACGGCGCGTTCGGGTTGTGGGCGGCAGCATCCCCTGCGCTGCGCCACCTGACGGCGGGAGTCGAGGACGCGGACTCCTGGGCGACAGATGCGCACAAGACGTTGAACGTCCCCTACGACTGCGGAATGTCGATCGTGCGGGATCCCGCCGACTCCATCTCCGCATTCCGCACCGGCGGCGACTACCTCATCTACTCCGGACTCGACCCCTGGGATCTGACCCCCGAGCTCTCCCGGAGGGCACGGGGGGTTCCCGCCTGGGCCGCGCTGCGCAGTCTCGGTCGCTCGGGCGTCGCCGCGCTGATCGACCGCCTGCACACGAATGCCGTGACCATGTCCACCGGGCTCGCGGCGATCGAGGGAGTGGAGGTCGTCAACGACGTCGACTACACCCAGGTGATGTTCCGTGCAGATTCGGATGACGCCACGCGCGCGCTGGGCGCCGCGATCCTCGACGAGGGCACTGCCGCGGTCACCGGGGCAGAGTGGCGCGGCCGGGCCGCTCTGCGCTGCTCGATGTCGTCCTGGGCGACGACAGCGGACGACATCGACCTCACGGTGCAGGCGATCCGCGCCCTGATGAAGAACTAG
- the pdxT gene encoding pyridoxal 5'-phosphate synthase glutaminase subunit PdxT: MAGNTRVGVLALQGDVREHAALLAGLGADVILVRRPEELSSVNGLVIPGGESSVIDKLSRAFGMQTPIRESIAAGLPVYGTCAGLILLADTVLDGIDGQESFGGMDIEVRRNAFGRQTESFETELDVPVLGEQPVRATFIRAPIVERVGARVDVLASLADGTIVAVQQGALLGTSFHPEVDVETRFHERFLESARSYAETRG, encoded by the coding sequence GTGGCTGGTAACACCCGCGTCGGAGTCCTCGCTCTGCAGGGCGACGTGCGTGAGCACGCCGCCCTGCTCGCGGGGCTCGGGGCCGACGTCATCCTGGTGCGCCGCCCCGAGGAGCTGTCATCCGTCAACGGGCTCGTCATCCCCGGCGGAGAGTCGAGTGTGATCGACAAGCTGTCCCGAGCCTTCGGCATGCAGACGCCGATCCGCGAGAGCATCGCGGCGGGGCTGCCGGTCTATGGCACGTGCGCGGGCTTGATCCTTCTCGCCGACACCGTGCTCGACGGCATCGACGGGCAGGAGTCCTTCGGCGGGATGGACATCGAGGTGCGCCGCAACGCGTTCGGACGTCAGACCGAGTCGTTCGAGACGGAACTCGACGTCCCGGTGCTGGGTGAGCAGCCCGTGCGTGCGACATTCATCCGGGCGCCGATCGTCGAGCGGGTGGGCGCGCGGGTCGACGTCCTGGCATCGCTGGCGGACGGCACGATCGTCGCGGTCCAGCAGGGCGCTCTCCTCGGCACCAGTTTCCACCCGGAAGTCGACGTCGAGACGCGCTTCCACGAGCGCTTCCTCGAGAGTGCGCGATCGTACGCGGAGACACGCGGCTAG
- the pdxS gene encoding pyridoxal 5'-phosphate synthase lyase subunit PdxS — protein MSSTEQAPTGSARVKRGLAEMLKGGVIMDVVTADQAKIAEDAGAVAVMALERVPADIRAQGGVSRMSDPDMIDSIIDAVSIPVMAKARIGHFVEAQVLQELGVDYIDESEVLSPADYVNHIDKYGFTVPFVCGATNLGEALRRINEGAAMIRSKGEAGTGDVSEAMKHIRKIRGEIAALTALPKDELFVAAKELQAPYELVAEIAETGKLPVVLFVAGGVATPADAAMMMQLGADGVFVGSGIFKSGNPVERAKAIVKATTFYDDAKVIAEVSRGLGEAMVGINVSDLPAPHRLAERGW, from the coding sequence ATGTCCAGCACCGAACAGGCCCCCACCGGATCCGCGCGCGTGAAGCGCGGACTCGCGGAGATGCTCAAGGGCGGCGTCATCATGGACGTCGTCACCGCAGATCAGGCGAAGATCGCGGAAGATGCCGGAGCCGTCGCCGTGATGGCGCTCGAGCGGGTGCCCGCCGACATCCGTGCACAGGGCGGTGTCTCGCGGATGAGCGACCCCGACATGATCGACAGCATCATCGACGCGGTCTCGATCCCCGTGATGGCGAAGGCGCGCATCGGCCACTTCGTCGAGGCTCAGGTGCTGCAGGAACTCGGTGTCGACTACATCGATGAGTCCGAGGTCCTCTCTCCGGCCGACTACGTCAACCACATCGACAAGTACGGTTTCACCGTGCCTTTCGTCTGCGGTGCCACCAATCTGGGTGAGGCACTGCGCCGTATCAACGAAGGTGCGGCGATGATCCGCTCCAAGGGTGAGGCCGGAACGGGCGACGTCTCGGAGGCGATGAAGCACATCCGCAAGATCCGGGGCGAGATCGCCGCACTGACCGCGCTCCCGAAGGACGAGCTGTTCGTGGCGGCGAAGGAGCTGCAGGCACCCTACGAGCTCGTCGCCGAGATCGCGGAGACCGGCAAGCTCCCCGTCGTGCTGTTCGTGGCCGGCGGCGTCGCGACGCCCGCTGATGCGGCGATGATGATGCAGCTCGGCGCCGACGGCGTGTTCGTCGGCTCGGGCATCTTCAAGTCGGGAAATCCGGTCGAGCGCGCCAAGGCGATCGTCAAGGCCACCACGTTCTACGACGACGCCAAGGTCATCGCAGAGGTCTCGCGCGGCCTCGGCGAGGCGATGGTCGGCATCAACGTGTCTGACCTGCCCGCGCCGCACCGCCTGGCTGAGCGTGGCTGGTAA
- a CDS encoding aminotransferase class I/II-fold pyridoxal phosphate-dependent enzyme, which produces MSDDIRGTTAADIADSVRALRERGVLQPGSLLPPVRELAATLGVNRNTAVAAYRQLAQAGLVVSRGRAGTVIAGVDVVAQEGYASDTVLRDVATGNPDPALIPDPFPALATVAGRPVLYGEPVIDRGLDAWARNWVSPDLPHADFRITVTSGAVDAVERLLAQALTRDDAVALEDPCFLASIHTVRLGGYRAVPVPVDAEGMTVEGLRAALAAGVRAVICTPRAQNPTGASMSARRAAELRAVLVDHPYVLLIEDDHFSMLSQHPYESLIGPEHRRYALVRSVSKFLGPDMCLAIAATDPDTADRLAMRLSPGTTWVSHLLQRLTLAQLTDDDVSARVAAAGVHYAARNAAFTARLREHGIDAPVTDGLSLWIELPRPARLVVERLMRRGWLARTGDEFALGDRAEPSHHLRLTVHDLSDDDAATLVTDLVAAVR; this is translated from the coding sequence ATGAGCGACGACATTCGAGGGACCACCGCAGCCGACATCGCCGACAGCGTGCGCGCCCTTCGCGAACGCGGTGTGCTGCAGCCTGGAAGCCTCCTCCCTCCCGTCCGCGAACTGGCGGCCACCCTCGGGGTGAACAGGAACACCGCGGTGGCGGCGTACCGCCAACTCGCCCAGGCAGGACTCGTCGTCTCACGAGGACGTGCCGGGACCGTGATCGCCGGCGTGGATGTTGTCGCACAAGAGGGTTACGCCTCCGACACGGTTCTGCGCGACGTGGCGACCGGGAACCCCGATCCCGCGCTGATCCCCGATCCCTTCCCTGCGCTGGCCACCGTCGCCGGCCGACCCGTGCTCTACGGCGAACCCGTGATCGACCGCGGGCTCGACGCCTGGGCCCGCAACTGGGTCTCCCCCGATCTCCCCCACGCCGACTTCCGGATCACCGTCACCAGCGGCGCGGTCGACGCGGTCGAACGGCTCCTCGCTCAGGCCCTGACCCGCGACGACGCGGTCGCACTGGAAGACCCGTGCTTCCTCGCCAGCATCCACACCGTGCGACTCGGCGGGTACCGTGCGGTCCCCGTCCCCGTCGACGCGGAGGGGATGACCGTCGAAGGTCTGCGCGCCGCGCTCGCTGCGGGAGTCCGCGCCGTCATCTGCACGCCACGCGCGCAGAACCCCACCGGAGCCAGCATGTCGGCGCGTCGTGCCGCGGAACTGCGCGCGGTGCTGGTCGATCACCCCTACGTGCTCCTGATCGAGGACGACCACTTCTCGATGCTGTCCCAGCATCCCTATGAGTCGCTCATCGGACCGGAGCATCGTCGATACGCACTGGTGCGGTCGGTGTCGAAGTTCCTCGGCCCCGACATGTGCCTCGCGATCGCTGCGACGGATCCCGACACCGCGGACCGGCTCGCCATGCGCCTGAGCCCCGGCACGACCTGGGTGAGCCATCTGCTGCAGCGCCTCACGCTGGCGCAGCTGACCGATGACGATGTGTCCGCCCGCGTCGCTGCCGCCGGTGTCCACTACGCCGCACGCAATGCCGCGTTCACCGCGCGCCTACGCGAGCACGGCATCGACGCGCCCGTCACCGACGGCCTCAGCCTTTGGATCGAGCTCCCGCGCCCTGCACGGCTCGTCGTGGAACGCCTGATGCGCCGCGGGTGGCTCGCCCGTACCGGAGACGAGTTCGCGCTCGGCGACCGGGCAGAGCCCTCCCACCACCTGCGCCTCACCGTGCACGATCTCTCCGACGACGATGCGGCCACGCTCGTCACCGACCTCGTCGCGGCAGTGCGATGA
- the pdxY gene encoding pyridoxal kinase PdxY produces the protein MKILSIQSAVAYGHVGNSAAVFPLQRIGVEVLPVYTVNFSNHTGYGAWRGPLISPDDVREVITGIEDRGVFSQIDAILSGYQGGEGIGDVIIDAVARVKAANPAAIYACDPVMGNAKSGCFVAPAIPVLLREKVVPVADIITPNQFELGFLTGTEPDTLESTLASVDLAHAMGPRTVLVTSVERPDREDGTIEMLAADEHGAWIVQTPHLPMKANGSGDVTAALFTAHYVETGSAKTALERTASSVYDLLKATLESGERELLLVEAQEFYANPQMQFTARQVR, from the coding sequence ATGAAGATCCTCTCCATCCAGTCCGCCGTCGCATACGGCCACGTCGGGAACTCGGCAGCGGTCTTCCCGCTGCAGCGCATCGGAGTGGAGGTGCTCCCGGTCTACACCGTGAACTTCTCCAACCACACCGGCTACGGGGCGTGGCGCGGCCCGCTGATCTCTCCCGACGACGTGCGCGAGGTCATCACCGGGATCGAGGATCGCGGTGTCTTCAGCCAGATCGACGCGATCCTCAGCGGGTACCAGGGCGGCGAGGGCATCGGTGATGTGATCATCGACGCCGTGGCCCGCGTGAAGGCGGCGAACCCCGCGGCGATCTACGCCTGCGACCCGGTGATGGGCAACGCCAAGTCGGGCTGCTTCGTCGCACCCGCGATCCCGGTGCTGCTGCGCGAGAAGGTCGTGCCGGTGGCCGACATCATCACCCCGAACCAGTTCGAGCTCGGATTCCTCACGGGCACCGAGCCGGACACCCTCGAATCCACACTCGCCTCTGTCGACCTCGCGCACGCCATGGGCCCGCGCACGGTCCTCGTGACGAGCGTCGAGCGGCCCGACCGCGAAGATGGCACCATCGAGATGCTCGCAGCCGACGAACACGGCGCGTGGATCGTGCAGACACCTCATCTGCCGATGAAGGCGAACGGCTCAGGCGATGTGACCGCCGCTCTCTTCACGGCTCACTACGTCGAGACGGGCAGCGCGAAGACCGCACTCGAGCGCACCGCGTCCAGCGTGTACGACCTGCTCAAGGCCACGCTCGAATCCGGAGAACGCGAACTGCTCCTCGTCGAGGCGCAGGAGTTCTACGCGAACCCGCAGATGCAGTTCACCGCGCGTCAGGTCCGCTAG